AACGGCCAGAAGAAGATGCTGCTCGTCTTCGGCGCGTTCTTCGCCATCTTCGTGATCATCGCCGTCATCGCGACGATCGCCTCTCCCTGACGCCTCTTCTGCACCCTCTCCCTCTCGCCTCTCTTGGCGCACGGCCCGACGCACGTCGTCCCGCCGATGGTGGGGCTGGCACCCCCATCCCCTAGGGGGCGAGTGTCAGGGTCAACTGGGTGGATCACCGGATGGGTTGAGGGTCGAAGAGTCCGTAACTTCGAAGTGTGACCGCGAGAGGCGGGCACGGACCACTCGAAGACCCACGGAGGCGTCATGTCGGCCCGCACGCACACTCCGCCCCACCCCGCGTCCACGGGCCGTGCCGACATCCGGCTGCCCTGGTGGGCCCTCGCCCTGCCGACGCTCGCCTTCGCCACGCTGCTGATGCTGATCATCAACCCGTCCGACGCGCACGCGGCGACCGCCGAGCCCGCGATCACCCAGCTCTTCGAGCGCATACAGCAGTTGATCACGCGCTGAGCACTACAGAAGCCGCCCGTCAACTCCCTGCGCCCCGTGGCCTGTTTCATGCGAAGCTGGATCTCATGAGCGTCGCAGAACCCCGCAGGATTGTCCTCTTCCGGCATGCGAAAGCCGACTGGCCACAGGTGAACGACCATGAGCGGCCACTCGCCGACCGGGGCCGTATGGACGCGGCAGAGGCCGGGCGCAGGCTGGCCGACACCGCGATCCCCTTCGATCTGGCCCTGTGCTCCACCGCGACCCGGACCCGGGAAACCTGGAAGCTCGCCGTCCACGAGTTCCCGCACCGGCCGAAAACGATCTACGAGGAGCGGGTCTACGAGGCCTCACCCGGCGAGCTGATCGCCGTGCTCAACGAAACACCCGACGACGTGCAGAGCGTCCTGCTGATCGGCCACAACCCGGGCGTGCAGGGACTCGCCGAGATCCTGTCCGGCTCGGCCGACAGCGACGCGCGCGAGCGGATGAGCCGCCGCGGCTTCCCGGCCGCCGCCTTCGCCGTTCTCTCCTTCAGCGGCACCTGGAAGACGCTGGAGCCCGGCATGGGCACACTGCTGGACTACTGGGCACCGTCCGAGTGACCGAACCACGCGAAGGGGCCCGGCGCCGTCGCGGTGCCGGGCCCCTGTGTACGTAGGGCATCAGATACGGCCCATCAGGCCTCGTCGTGCATGTCCGCCGCCTCGACCTCTTCACGGGTGACGCCCAGCAGATACAGCACCGTGTCCAGGAACGGCACGTTCACCGCCGTGTGCGCCGCCTCCCGCACCACCGGCTTGGCATTGAAGGCGACGCCGAGACCGGCCGCGTTCAGCATGTCCAGGTCGTTGGCGCCGTCGCCGATCGCCACCGTCTGTGACAGCGGCACCCCCGCCTCCGCGGCGAACCGGCGCAGCAGCCGCGCCTTGCCCGCCCGGTCCACGATCTCGCCGGTGACCCTGCCCGTCAGCTTCCCGTCGACGACCTCCAGCGTGTTCGCCTGGGCGAAGTCGAGCCCGAGCCGTTCCTTCAGATCATCCGTGACCTGGGTGAACCCACCCGAGACGACCCCGACTTGATAGCCGAGCCGCTTCAGCGTACGGATCAGCGTGCGCGCGCCCGGCGTCAGCCGCACCTCGTTGCGCACCTTCTCCACCACCGAGGCATCCAGCCCCTCCAGCAGCGCCACGCGCGCGTGCAGCGACTGTTCGAAGTCCAGCTCCCCGCGCATCGCGGCCGCCGTCACCTCGGCCACCTTGTCCTCGCAGCCGGCGTGTGCCGCGAAGAGCTCGATCACCTCGTCCTGGATGAGGGTCGAGTCCACGTCCATGACGACCAGGCGCTGCGCACGCCGGTGCAGACCGGCCGCGACGACCGCGATGTCGACACCCAGTGCCGCCGCGTCGGTCACCAGGGCGGTGCGCAGCGGCTCCGTCTCCACGCCGGACACCGCGAACTCCACCGCCGTCACGGGGTACTTGGCGAGCCGGAAGATACGGTCGATGTTGCCGCCGGACTTGGTGATCCGGGCCGCGATCGCGGCCGTCGCCTCCGCGGTGAGCGGGTGCCCGAGCACGGTCACCAGAGAGCGCCCGAGGCCGCGTGGCCGGTTGTCGCCGAGGCCGGAGATGATCTCCGCCTGCATCTTCATCGACTCGGCCCAGCTGTGGACGGTCGCCCGGAGGTCCCCCTCCAGCCCGGCAGGAGGCTGTGTCACGAGCGCGCACAGCGTGATCCGGCCACGGGTGAGGACCTGCTCGATGTCGACCACGTCGACGGAGTACGCGGCCAGCGTGTCGAAGAGGCCGGCCGTGATGCCCGGCCTGTCCTTCCCGAAGATCTTGACGAGAAGGGTGGGGATGTCGGAGGTCTGCGAAGCGCTCATGGTGCTTCCACCGTATCCGGCACCCAGTGCCTGCCGCCGCTGAGGTCCGTCTAGCGGACACGGAACAGTGGGTGTCGGCAGGGTGGCGTGAGCCTTACATTCGGGCCACGGCTGGCCCGGACCTGTGAACCGACCAGGCGTACCTGTGAGCGGGGCCACTGACGCGCGCCGGACGTGACTGCGGATGTGGCGGGCTGGACCGAGGGCGTAGGAGGACCGCGCCCCACCCCGGCTCGGGATCAGGAGTGCCCCTTCGGCCTCCCCGGCGGCGGGGGAGGGGGTGGCGGAGGCGGTGGCGGAGGCGGTGGCGGAGGCGGTGGCCCTTCGCCCGCTCCGGACGACGACCGGTTCCCACGCGGCCGAGGCGGGCGGGACGACCTCGGGGGCGGTGCGAACGGCCGGGCGACGGTAGGGGCGCCGTACATGTCGTCGCCACCGGGGCGGGGCGGCTCGCCGTACTCAGGGTCACGGGGCTGAGGGGCACGGGGCTGCCACGCATCGTCGCGCCCCCACCCCGCATCACGCTCCGGCGCCTCGGACGACCGCGCGCTCCCCGGTGGCGGGGCCGTGCCCGGCGGCCGCGCGTCCTCCGGCTCGCGCGGGTGGTCCGGCGCACGCAGATACGGGTTCGTCGCCGGGTTCGGTGGCCGGTACGGCGTGCCGGGCGTGTACGGCCCGGACCGGCTCCCATACGACGAAGCGCCGGCACCCTCGGCCGCCGGTCCCGCCGGTCCCGCCGGTCCCGAGCCACCCGCCCACGCACCGCCCGCCACCTCACCCCGAGCCGGCGGCGCCGCCCGCTGCCCCGCGGCCCCCGTCGCCCAGGCCAGCAGCGCCCCCACGGCACCCGCCCCCGCGCCCCAGGCTGCCCCCAGGAGCAGCGCCATACCGAGGTTCCCTCGCAACTGCACCCCGGCGCCGAACGCGTCGAAGCCCAGCACCGACAGTGAGGCGTCCACGGACAACTCCGTCAGCCACGCGAGCAACGGCAGCGTCAACGCCGTGGCGATGCCCAGCCGCAGCGCACACTGCCCCGCGAAACCGAGGGGCCCTGGATCCCGTACGCCCCCGGAAGCCGGACCTCCTGCGGCGCCGGCTCCTGATGGCCGTACGGCATCCGAAGTCACCCCGCCTCGCAAGCCCGGAGCCTCGCCGGACCCGCCGCCCCCGCCCCTGCCCCCGTGCTGGCCGCCCCCGCCCCCCACCCCCAGCGGCGTCCGCACCGCCGTAAGCACCCCCGCGAGCAGCATCATCAGCGCCGCCGCGACCCCCAGCAGCCACACCCGGCCGTCCAGCTCCGCCAGCCTGCTCAGCGTCACGGACTGGTCGGCGCCGCCGTTCAGGAGGTCGTCCAGGGGAGCGGGCAGCAGCCCTGCCAGCACCCCTGTCGCCCTGCCGTCGAACGGCACGAACAGGCCGATCGGGATGCCGAGCCACACGCCGTTCGGGGCGCCGAGCAGGGCGGCGCCCGCGATCCGCTGGGGACGGTCGTCGCCGATCGCCGCGTACGCCGCGGCCGCGACCCCGGCGGCGACCCCCACCAGCAGGACCGTGACGAGGGCGGACGCGGCGGGGCGTACGACGCGGTGCACGGCCTCCCAGCCGCGCGGCAGCGGGGTGCGGCGCGAGGCCAGCAGGGCGATCAGCAGGATGCCGGCGGACCAGCCCATGCCGCCGAGGAGTGTCGGTGCGGTGTCCACCGTGAAGCCGACCGCCGCCTTCGCGTCGATGAGGTCACCGATCTGGTCGGGCAGCAGCCCCCCGATGCCGCCGATGTCCCCGATGCCACCCACCCCAGGGATCTCGATTCCGCCCCCGTCCCCGCCCCCGCCACCACCGGGCAGGTCGTCGAGCCCCAGCGAGCTCCCGTCGATCGTGATGACGTCGTGTCCCGCCCAGGCCAGCCCGCCCAGCATCGCCACGAACAGCGCCACCACCGCGCCCGCGCGCGCGAGGAGTTCGGCCGGCGCGATCACAACTCCCGCGCCCCGCAAGGACCGTAGGAAGAACCACGACAGCAGCACCGCGCCGACCAGGCTCACTCCCAGTGGCGTGATCTCGATGGCGGTCGCCGCCTCCGCGCCCGTCAGCCCGAAAGCGGACACATCACCGGACGGCGTGACGGAACCACCCGCCCCAAGGGCCACCGCCGCCGCCGTCATCGGGCCCAAAGAGCCCGCCGCGTCCGCCTCCAGCAGACGCAGACCGAGTGCCGCCGTGCCCGCCATTCCGATCAACGCCCAGCTCACGGAGGCGATCGCGGACAGCAGGATGTCTCCCCACGGCAGCCGTGTGCCGTGCCTCGCGGACTCGACGTTCGTGGACGCGCTCATGGCAGACCCCCCGATCCGCGGCGCGGCGGCTGTTCGCCGCGCATGTCCCCCTCGCCTGGATTACCACTTTCCGGACTGATTTCAACCCCGTCAACGGAACCAGTCGAAGCGCGCGGGCGTGCTCCTCACAAGGCCCGACTTTCGGTCAGGGGGCGGAGCCTGAAATAGTTCCTGACGATGTTCGACATCCCTAGACTCCCTGTGTTGGGGGTAACTCGGGGGACTACTCAGTGGGGCATGGAGTGCCGGAACTCGTACTGGAATTCAACGGACGGACCTGGACGCTCGATCCGTCCAGGTCCTACAACCTCGGACGCGATCCGCAGGGCGACATAGTGTTCGACGACGCCAGGGTGTCCTGGCGGCACGCCACCATCAGCTGGAGCGGCCGTAGTTGGGTCATCGAGGACAACGGCAGCACCAACGGCACGTTCGTGCACGGCCAGCGGATCCACCAGCTGGAGATCGGCCCCGGCTCGGCCGTGCACCTGGGCAACGCGACCGACGGACCGCACCTGAGCCTCTCCGGCACCGCGGCCGCCGTCGCCTCGCCGCAGGCCCAGCCGCAGCAGCAGCCGTACGCCGCGCAGGGCGCGCAGGCGGGCTGGGCCCAGCAGGCACCGGCTCCCCAGCAGGCACCGGCCCAGCAGACTCCGTACCAGCAGGCCCCGCAGGCGGGCTGGCAGCAGCCGCAGCAACAACAGCCGCAGTCCGTCGCGAAGGTCCCGCAGCAGCAGGGCCCCGGTGGTGGCGCGGGGGCGCCGCCGGTCTACGGCGACCGCAGCCCCACCACGTTCCACCAGTTCTCCGTCGGCCGTGTCATGCGCATCGGCCGTGCCCTGGAGAACGAGCTGGTCGTCTCCGACCTGCAGGTCTCCCGCCACCACGCCGAGTTCCACTCGACGCCCGACGGCCGCATGGAGATCCGCGACCTCGGCTCCCACAACGGCACGTACGTCAACGGCCAGCCGATCGCCAAGGGCGGCTCGGCGATGCTCGGCCCGGCGGACATCGTCGGTGTCGGTCACTCCACGTTCCGCATCGTCGGCGACCGCCTCGAGGAGTTCGTCGACACCGGTGAGGTCTCCTTCTCCGCGCGCCACCTGACCGTCACGGTCGACGGCGGCAAGCAGATCCTCAAGGACGTCTCCTTCGGCGTCCCCGAGAAGTCGCTCATCGCGGTCATCGGCCCGTCCGGCTCGGGCAAGTCCACCCTGCTCAAGGCGCTCACCGGCTACCGCCCCGCCAACCAGGGCGACGTCCTCTACGACAACCGGAACCTGTACAAGCAGTTCGCTGAGCTGCGCCAGCGCATCGGTCTGGTCCCGCAGGACGACATCCTGCACAAGGAGCTGACCGTCAAGAAGGCCCTCAAGTACGCGGCCAAGCTCCGCTTCCCCGCCGACACCACGGCCAAGGAGCGCGAGGCGCGCATCGACGAGGTGCTGCGCGAGCTGAAGCTGGACATCCACAAGGAGAAGAAGGTCACCTCCCTCTCCGGCGGCCAGCGCAAGCGCGTCTCGGTGGCCCTGGAGCTGCTCACCAAGCCGTCGCTGATCTTCCTCGACGAGCCCACGTCGGGCCTCGACCCGGGCATGGACCGCGATGTCATGCAACTGCTGCGCGGCCTCGCCGACGACGGCCGTACCGTCCTCGTCGTCACCCACTCCGTGGCCGAGCTGGCGCTGTGCGACAAGCTCCTGGTGATGGCCCCGGGCGGCGCGGTCGCCTACTTCGGCCCGCCCGAGGAGGCGCTGAACTTCTTCGGCTACGACACCTGGGCCGACGTCTTCTCCGCCTTCGAGAACTACCGCGACTACGACTGGGCGGGACGCTGGAAGGGCTCGCAGCACTACCAGATGTACGCCGCGGACATCGACGCCGTCGCACCACAGTCCGTACAGATGCCGCCGATGCAGGCGATGAAGCCGCCGAAGCCCCAGGGCTGGCTGTCCCAGTTCCTGACCCTGGTGCGCCGCTATGTCTCGGTGATCGCCTCCGACAAGGGGTTCCTGGCCCTGATGGTGATCCTGCCGGGCGTCCTCGGCGCGGTGAGCCTGCTCATCGACTCGGGCAAGGACCTGCTGCCCAACCCGGCCAACCCGCAGACCGGCCGGATCATCCCGAACGGCACGGCCACCACCGTTCTGCTGATCCTCGCGGTCGGTGCCTGCTTCGCCGGCGCCGCGAACTCCGTGCGTGAGCTGATCAAGGAACGCGTCATCTACGAGCGGGAGCGCGCCACCGGCCTGTCCCGCTCCGCGTACCTGATGTCCAAGGTGTTCGTGCTCGGCATGATCACCGTGCTGCAGGGCCTGATGGTGGGCGTGATCGGCTTCGCCAGCCGGGAGATCCCCGAGGAGGGCCTGGTCCTCGGCAATCTGACGCTCCTGGAGCTCTCCCTGCCGATCATGGCGCTGGGCTTCACCTCGATGATGTTCGGCCTGATCATCTCGGCGCTGGTGAAGACCGCCGAGAAGACGATGCCGCTGC
Above is a window of Streptomyces sp. DT2A-34 DNA encoding:
- a CDS encoding SGM_5486 family transporter-associated protein, whose protein sequence is MSPVLDPNPQNGQKKMLLVFGAFFAIFVIIAVIATIASP
- a CDS encoding histidine phosphatase family protein gives rise to the protein MSVAEPRRIVLFRHAKADWPQVNDHERPLADRGRMDAAEAGRRLADTAIPFDLALCSTATRTRETWKLAVHEFPHRPKTIYEERVYEASPGELIAVLNETPDDVQSVLLIGHNPGVQGLAEILSGSADSDARERMSRRGFPAAAFAVLSFSGTWKTLEPGMGTLLDYWAPSE
- the serB gene encoding phosphoserine phosphatase SerB encodes the protein MSASQTSDIPTLLVKIFGKDRPGITAGLFDTLAAYSVDVVDIEQVLTRGRITLCALVTQPPAGLEGDLRATVHSWAESMKMQAEIISGLGDNRPRGLGRSLVTVLGHPLTAEATAAIAARITKSGGNIDRIFRLAKYPVTAVEFAVSGVETEPLRTALVTDAAALGVDIAVVAAGLHRRAQRLVVMDVDSTLIQDEVIELFAAHAGCEDKVAEVTAAAMRGELDFEQSLHARVALLEGLDASVVEKVRNEVRLTPGARTLIRTLKRLGYQVGVVSGGFTQVTDDLKERLGLDFAQANTLEVVDGKLTGRVTGEIVDRAGKARLLRRFAAEAGVPLSQTVAIGDGANDLDMLNAAGLGVAFNAKPVVREAAHTAVNVPFLDTVLYLLGVTREEVEAADMHDEA
- a CDS encoding streptophobe family protein, coding for MSASTNVESARHGTRLPWGDILLSAIASVSWALIGMAGTAALGLRLLEADAAGSLGPMTAAAVALGAGGSVTPSGDVSAFGLTGAEAATAIEITPLGVSLVGAVLLSWFFLRSLRGAGVVIAPAELLARAGAVVALFVAMLGGLAWAGHDVITIDGSSLGLDDLPGGGGGGDGGGIEIPGVGGIGDIGGIGGLLPDQIGDLIDAKAAVGFTVDTAPTLLGGMGWSAGILLIALLASRRTPLPRGWEAVHRVVRPAASALVTVLLVGVAAGVAAAAYAAIGDDRPQRIAGAALLGAPNGVWLGIPIGLFVPFDGRATGVLAGLLPAPLDDLLNGGADQSVTLSRLAELDGRVWLLGVAAALMMLLAGVLTAVRTPLGVGGGGGQHGGRGGGGGSGEAPGLRGGVTSDAVRPSGAGAAGGPASGGVRDPGPLGFAGQCALRLGIATALTLPLLAWLTELSVDASLSVLGFDAFGAGVQLRGNLGMALLLGAAWGAGAGAVGALLAWATGAAGQRAAPPARGEVAGGAWAGGSGPAGPAGPAAEGAGASSYGSRSGPYTPGTPYRPPNPATNPYLRAPDHPREPEDARPPGTAPPPGSARSSEAPERDAGWGRDDAWQPRAPQPRDPEYGEPPRPGGDDMYGAPTVARPFAPPPRSSRPPRPRGNRSSSGAGEGPPPPPPPPPPPPPPPPPPPGRPKGHS
- a CDS encoding FHA domain-containing protein; translation: MPELVLEFNGRTWTLDPSRSYNLGRDPQGDIVFDDARVSWRHATISWSGRSWVIEDNGSTNGTFVHGQRIHQLEIGPGSAVHLGNATDGPHLSLSGTAAAVASPQAQPQQQPYAAQGAQAGWAQQAPAPQQAPAQQTPYQQAPQAGWQQPQQQQPQSVAKVPQQQGPGGGAGAPPVYGDRSPTTFHQFSVGRVMRIGRALENELVVSDLQVSRHHAEFHSTPDGRMEIRDLGSHNGTYVNGQPIAKGGSAMLGPADIVGVGHSTFRIVGDRLEEFVDTGEVSFSARHLTVTVDGGKQILKDVSFGVPEKSLIAVIGPSGSGKSTLLKALTGYRPANQGDVLYDNRNLYKQFAELRQRIGLVPQDDILHKELTVKKALKYAAKLRFPADTTAKEREARIDEVLRELKLDIHKEKKVTSLSGGQRKRVSVALELLTKPSLIFLDEPTSGLDPGMDRDVMQLLRGLADDGRTVLVVTHSVAELALCDKLLVMAPGGAVAYFGPPEEALNFFGYDTWADVFSAFENYRDYDWAGRWKGSQHYQMYAADIDAVAPQSVQMPPMQAMKPPKPQGWLSQFLTLVRRYVSVIASDKGFLALMVILPGVLGAVSLLIDSGKDLLPNPANPQTGRIIPNGTATTVLLILAVGACFAGAANSVRELIKERVIYERERATGLSRSAYLMSKVFVLGMITVLQGLMVGVIGFASREIPEEGLVLGNLTLLELSLPIMALGFTSMMFGLIISALVKTAEKTMPLLVMFAIIQVVFTGCLFALNGSIGVNQFSYLMPSRWAVGAAGATLDFNKISPPDNGESNDPLWEHTVGAWTMDMLALIVLGVICGIFVARFLRRHEPEVMRK